From the Homo sapiens chromosome 1, GRCh38.p14 Primary Assembly genome, one window contains:
- the ATP1A4 gene encoding sodium/potassium-transporting ATPase subunit alpha-4 isoform 2 (isoform 2 is encoded by transcript variant 2), producing MIQALAGFFTYFVILAENGFRPVDLLGIRLHWEDKYLNDLEDSYGQQWTYEQRKVVEFTCQTAFFVTIVVVQWADLIISKTRRNSLFQQGMRNKVLIFGILEETLLAAFLSYTPGMDVALRMYPLKITWWLCAIPYSILIFVYDEIRKLLIRQHPDGWVERETYY from the exons ATGATCCAGGCTCTGGCTGGATTCTTTACCTACTTTGTAATCCTGGCTGAGAATGGTTTTAGGCCTGTTGATCTGCTGGGCATCCGCCTCCACTGGGAAGATAAATACTTGAATGACCTGGAGGACAGCTACGGACAGCAGTGG ACCTATGAGCAACGAAAAGTTGTGGAGTTCACATGCCAAACGGCCTTTTTTGTCACCATCGTGGTTGTGCAGTGGGCGGATCTCATCATCTCCAAGACTCGCCGCAACTCACTTTTCCAGCAGGGCATGAG AAACAAAGTCTTAATATTTGGGATCCTGGAGGAGACACTCTTGGCTGCATTTCTGTCCTACACTCCAGGCATGGACGTGGCCCTGCGAATGTACCCACTCAA GATAACCTGGTGGCTCTGTGCCATTCCCTACAGTATTCTCATCTTCGTCTATGATGAAATCAGAAAACTCCTCATCCGTCAGCACCCGGATG GCTGGGTGGAAAGGGAGACGTACTACTAA
- the CASQ1 gene encoding calsequestrin-1 precursor, with protein MSATDRMGPRAVPGLRLALLLLLVLGTPKSGVQGQEGLDFPEYDGVDRVINVNAKNYKNVFKKYEVLALLYHEPPEDDKASQRQFEMEELILELAAQVLEDKGVGFGLVDSEKDAAVAKKLGLTEVDSMYVFKGDEVIEYDGEFSADTIVEFLLDVLEDPVELIEGERELQAFENIEDEIKLIGYFKSKDSEHYKAFEDAAEEFHPYIPFFATFDSKVAKKLTLKLNEIDFYEAFMEEPVTIPDKPNSEEEIVNFVEEHRRSTLRKLKPESMYETWEDDMDGIHIVAFAEEADPDGFEFLETLKAVAQDNTENPDLSIIWIDPDDFPLLVPYWEKTFDIDLSAPQIGVVNVTDADSVWMEMDDEEDLPSAEELEDWLEDVLEGEINTEDDDDDDDD; from the exons ATGAGTGCTACAGACAGGATGGGGCCCAGAGCTGTGCCGGGTCTGCGGCTGGCACTGCTGTTGCTGCTGGTGCTAGGGACACCCAAGTCAGGGGTACAGGGGCAGGAAGGGCTGGACTTCCCTGAGTACGATGGTGTGGACCGTGTGATCAATGTCAATGCAAAGAACTACAAGAATGTGTTCAAGAAGTATGAGGTGCTGGCACTCCTCTACCATGAACCCCCCGAGGATGACAAGGCCTCACAAAGACAATTTGAGATGGAGGAGCTGATCCTGGAG TTAGCAGCCCAAGTCCTAGAAGACAAGGGTGTTGGCTTCGGGCTGGTAGACTCTGAGAAGGATGCAGCTGTGGCCAAGAAACTAG GCCTAACTGAAGTGGACAGCATGTATGTATTCAAGGGAGATGAAGTCATTGAGTACGATGGCGAGTTTTCTGCTGACACCATCGTGGAGTTTCTGCTTGAT GTCCTAGAGGACCCTGTGGAATTGATTGAAGGTGAACGAGAGCTGCAGGCGTTTGAGAATATTGAGGATGAGATCAAACTCATTGGCTACTTCAAGAGCAAAGACTCAGAGC ATTACAAAGCCTTCGAGGATGCAGCTGAGGAGTTTCATCCCTACATCCCCTTCTTCGCCACCTTCGACAGCAAG GTGGCAAAGAAGCTGACCCTGAAGCTGAATGAGATTGATTTCTACGAGGCCTTCATGGAAGAGCCTGTGACCATCCCAGACAAGCCCAATAGCGAAGAGGAGATTGTCAACTTCGTGGAGGAGCACAGGAG ATCAAccctgaggaaactgaagccggAGAGTATGTATGAGACCTGG GAGGATGATATGGATGGAATCCACATTGTGGCCTTCGCAGAGGAAGCTGATCCTG ATGGTTTCGAGTTCTTAGAGACTCTCAAGGCTGTGGCCCAAGATAACACTGAAAACCCAGATCTTAGCATCATCTGGATTGACCCTGATGACTTCCCCCTG CTGGTCCCATACTGGGAGAAGACGTTTGACATCGACTTGTCAGCCCCACAAATAGGAGTCGTCAATGTTACTGAT GCGGATAGCGTATGGATGGAAATGGACGATGAGGAGGACCTGCCTTCTGCTGAGGAGCTGGAGGACTGGCTGGAGGATGTCCTGGAGGGCGAGATCAACACAGAGGacgatgacgatgatgatgatgactag